The Campylobacter lari genome window below encodes:
- a CDS encoding HAD-IIA family hydrolase — MLFLDVQGTLISDYDKSPINGALELIKSLNKEKIPYVIITNNTKRLDFLNYLQNLGFEINEKVYIDPFCVLKDYLKPCKIAAFGAKEFLDSLQELGYELDYKNPKAFLLASYDDFKFQDFANMIEYVKDGVQAIAMHEGSIYKKNSRLYPGVGSIMSMLKNACEFDYKVIGKPSKAFYESALNLLKQQDCNVNFKKTLIISDDFKGDLLGAYELGMQTGLVLSGKISNTQGLDTTKLNFVYDSIKDYYISRFK; from the coding sequence ATGTTGTTTTTAGATGTGCAAGGAACTTTGATTTCAGATTATGATAAAAGTCCTATAAATGGTGCTTTAGAACTCATTAAATCTTTAAATAAAGAAAAAATTCCTTATGTGATTATTACTAATAACACCAAAAGATTAGATTTTTTAAATTATTTGCAAAATTTGGGTTTTGAAATTAATGAAAAGGTTTATATTGATCCTTTTTGTGTTTTAAAAGATTATTTAAAACCTTGTAAAATAGCAGCTTTTGGGGCAAAAGAATTTTTAGATTCACTTCAAGAGTTAGGTTATGAGCTTGATTATAAAAATCCAAAAGCATTTTTGCTAGCAAGTTATGATGATTTTAAATTTCAAGATTTTGCTAATATGATAGAGTATGTTAAAGATGGCGTGCAAGCTATAGCAATGCATGAGGGTAGTATTTATAAGAAAAACTCAAGGCTTTATCCAGGCGTTGGAAGTATCATGTCTATGCTTAAAAATGCATGCGAGTTTGATTATAAAGTGATAGGAAAACCTAGTAAGGCTTTTTATGAAAGTGCTTTAAATTTATTAAAACAGCAAGATTGTAATGTGAATTTTAAAAAAACTTTAATTATTAGTGATGATTTTAAAGGCGATTTGCTTGGTGCTTATGAGCTTGGTATGCAAACAGGCTTAGTTTTAAGTGGTAAAATTTCTAACACTCAAGGTCTTGATACAACTAAACTTAATTTTGTATATGATAGTATTAAGGATTACTACATATCGAGGTTTAAATGA